The genomic window AAGATGATTCTTCTCCTAAAACATTCCAAGGTTCTAAAGCCATTCTTAGTTCTAAAAATACTTCTTCTCTTTGGGTTTTACCATACACAGGAAAACGAAATTCGAAAAACGGAAGGAACTCCTCTTCCCCAAATGCAAACCCATGATCTTTTAGATCTCTAAGAACATCTTTAAAATCGTTCCAAACAAAATGAGGGAGAAGAAAACGATCATGCAGTTCCGTTCCCCAATGGATAGGAGGCTTCACATAAGGTTTTTCCCAAAATTTACAAAGTAAAGATAAGACCAAGAGTTGCTGGACCACACTCATTTTATAATGAGGAGGCATTTCAAATCCTCTTAGTTCCACAAGACCCAAACGAGAACCCGAAGGCGGATACAATTTATCGATCGAAATTTCCGCTCTATGTGTATTCCCTGTTAAATCCACGAGCAGGTTCCTAAAAAGACGATCCACAAGCCAAGGATTTGGTTCTTTAATTTTATCTAATTGAGAAGAAGCTAATTCATACTCATATAATATTTCATCCCTACCCTCGTCCAATCTAGGAGCCTGAGAAGTAGGACCGATAAACAAACCGGAAAATAGATAAGAAAGAGAAGGATGATGCTGCCAGTAACTTACCAAACTCCGAAGAAGGTCCGGTCTTCGTAAGAATGGACTGTCTTCCGGGGACATTGCACCTACTGTGATATGATTCCCGCCCCCGGTTCCGGTATGCCTTCCATCGATCAGGAATTTTTCTGCGCTAAGGCCTAGATCCTTTGCTTCTTCGTATAAGATACGTGTTTTTTCTTCCAGCTCTTTGAAATTAGAAGAAGGATGTAAATTCACTTCTAATACACCTGGATCAGGCGTTATCCGAAATAGACCCAGCCTCGAATCAGAAGGAGGTTCATAACCTTCTAAAACGATTTGTATTCCGGCCTTTTCGGAAGCAAATTCCAACGAAGAGATCAAATCCAACCAAGGCTCCAATCCTTCGATTGGTGGTAAGAATACATGAATGGATCCAAGCCTTGGCTCGATGACCAAAGTAGTACGGATGGGAAGATCCTTACTCTCTGAAAAAAATTTAGGTTCCTTGGAAGATCTTTTTGTTAAAATCGAATCTATATCTTTTCGGGTGCGTAATTTTTTACTCTTGGAAAGGTCCGTAAGCACGGCATTCGGCCTGAAATTTTCTGAGATAGAAGAAAAAGGTAACCTAAAACCGGCAGGACTATCTCCAGGGATTAGGTATAATCTTTCTCTTTTGTATTTCCATTCGGAACTTTCCCATTCAGATTTTGTATAATTAAATTGTAATGGAATAGCGATCGCTTTTTTGAGTTTGAAGTCCCTGTCCACCAAGGAAAGAACCTTCTTCCTTTCTAAAGTTTCGAAAGAAAAATCCTCCGAATTAAAATCCTCACTCTTAGGGTCTTTCCATTCGGGAAGTTGACCTTCTTTCCATAAATAATAAAAGCCGTCCTCGTAAAGAGGAACCATATGTTTGGGAGAAATTCCCAAGGTTTTACAAACTAATTCTCCGAAACTTTCGGACGATTTTAAGTCTTTGTCCAGATCCTTTTCGTCTTTTTCAGAGGAAGAAGAAAACAACCCCTCGTTTTTCCACAAAGGCTCCTCGTCCTTTCTCCAAAAGACATTCAAGGACCAACGAGGTAAAGGTTCTCCCGGATACCATTTCCCCTGAGTCACTTGGACCAAAGAACCCGGCGAAAATTTATTACGAAGTCTGGTAAGAAGTGTTTCTCCTAACTCTAACTTTTCTTTTCCGATCGCAAGAGTATTCCATTGAGGATCTTGCCTGGAAGTATCCGAGATAAAAGTGGGCTCTCCACCGATAGAAACACGAATATCATTTTTTTTGCATCTAGTATCTAGATCTTTGCCAATCTTTAATACCCTCTCCCAAGTCGGATCCGTATAAGGTTTCGTAACTCGAGGAGATTCCTGGAAACGTTTGACCTCCATCCTAAATCCGAATTTGGACTCTGCAGGATCAGAATATCCGAATACAGGAGAGGCACTTCCAGGCTCAGGAACCGCTGCCAATGGAATATGACCTTCTCCTGCAAATAAACCGGATGTTGGATCTAAACCCACCCAACCGGCCCCCGGTAGGAACAC from Leptospira neocaledonica includes these protein-coding regions:
- a CDS encoding transglutaminase family protein — translated: VFLPGAGWVGLDPTSGLFAGEGHIPLAAVPEPGSASPVFGYSDPAESKFGFRMEVKRFQESPRVTKPYTDPTWERVLKIGKDLDTRCKKNDIRVSIGGEPTFISDTSRQDPQWNTLAIGKEKLELGETLLTRLRNKFSPGSLVQVTQGKWYPGEPLPRWSLNVFWRKDEEPLWKNEGLFSSSSEKDEKDLDKDLKSSESFGELVCKTLGISPKHMVPLYEDGFYYLWKEGQLPEWKDPKSEDFNSEDFSFETLERKKVLSLVDRDFKLKKAIAIPLQFNYTKSEWESSEWKYKRERLYLIPGDSPAGFRLPFSSISENFRPNAVLTDLSKSKKLRTRKDIDSILTKRSSKEPKFFSESKDLPIRTTLVIEPRLGSIHVFLPPIEGLEPWLDLISSLEFASEKAGIQIVLEGYEPPSDSRLGLFRITPDPGVLEVNLHPSSNFKELEEKTRILYEEAKDLGLSAEKFLIDGRHTGTGGGNHITVGAMSPEDSPFLRRPDLLRSLVSYWQHHPSLSYLFSGLFIGPTSQAPRLDEGRDEILYEYELASSQLDKIKEPNPWLVDRLFRNLLVDLTGNTHRAEISIDKLYPPSGSRLGLVELRGFEMPPHYKMSVVQQLLVLSLLCKFWEKPYVKPPIHWGTELHDRFLLPHFVWNDFKDVLRDLKDHGFAFGEEEFLPFFEFRFPVYGKTQREEVFLELRMALEPWNVLGEESSSFGTSRSVDSALERLQVKVEGWSDRYLLSCNGYQVPLRSTGRKGEAVSGIRFKAWNPVFTLHPNLPVHTPLVFDVWDTWSSRPLGGCRYYVSHPGGRAYDTFPVNSYEAESRRISRFLADGHSALDGSEPKRLKQTNGYTMDLRWIE